The nucleotide window GGAATATGCTGATTGCCCATCGGATAAACCGCGTCGGTGCTGACATGGACAAATCTGTGGAGTTTATCGGCAAATGGTGCTGCCGCTTCAAAAAGATTGTACGTACCCGTAACATTAATCTCGTAAAACGTCTGATTGTCCATACCGCGCGGTGGACCCAGAATATTTGCCGTATGAACAACTGCATCTACACCATCCACAATGCTGCGACACAACGCCGCATCTCTGAGGTCGCCTTCGATCTTTTCAACATCAAACGGATCGAGCTTGAATTTCTTGGGATCATCGGGAAGAATCAGCGCGCGAACATCATCCCCACGCTCAACCAACTGCTTGACGACATTCGCGCCCAAACGCCCCGTAGCACCCGTAACGAGGATTTTGCTCATAGTTACCTCTAATAAATTCTCTATACTCTGGACAAGCGATGTACAACTTCAAATCGCTCGGACTCAGTCGGCCGCGACCAGAGTTCCCCAGCGCCACTCATAACGGCCTCCCGCTCGGGACTGGCGCGCCAGCCCTCGTAGATCTCTTCATTCTCCCAAATAACCAGCGTCGTAATCTTCGTCTCGTCGGCGAGCGCGTGAAGAGTCTGACGGCTAACAAATCCGGGAGCCTGACTCTGGGCAATACCATTGCGATTCAAACGATCGCGAGCCTCATCAACACAATCATCTTTAGCCCAGTGATGCGTAAGTACGCCAATCATTAAAACCTCCATTCGCTGTCTTCTTTCTTACTTCACACTTCATACTTCACACTTCTCCCCCGACTCCTGCGACTTCTCGAGCGCCTCGAGCACAGCAACGGGCGTAAGCATTGAGCCATCTGTCTCATCTGTCTTCCCCGTACTGAACATATGGCAAAAATCGAGAACACCCGTAAGATACGTATTCTCATCGTACGAGATCACGCGATCAGTGCGCCCCTTTTCCCCAATCACAGAAACGTGGAAACCCACGCGACCTTCGCCGATGAGATTCATCGTCGAAATCGCGCCACTCGCAGAATAAAGCGTCGCAGT belongs to Gemmatimonadota bacterium and includes:
- a CDS encoding antibiotic biosynthesis monooxygenase, which translates into the protein MIGVLTHHWAKDDCVDEARDRLNRNGIAQSQAPGFVSRQTLHALADETKITTLVIWENEEIYEGWRASPEREAVMSGAGELWSRPTESERFEVVHRLSRV